One Thermorudis peleae genomic window, CGCCAGCCACACCGATGCCAGCGTTACGGGTGACCGGCATTGGCGATATCTACACGCGGTTGGCGAACTGCTGCAAACCCGTCTACGGCGATCCGATCGTCGGCTACGTCACACGCGGCCGTGGCATCACGGTGCATCGCGCTGACTGTCACAACATCGTGCACACGAGTGAGCCAGAGCGGATTATCCCTGTTTCATGGGGTGACTCGGCACAGCACTACCCAGTCACCATCCGCATCGAGGCCTGGGATCGCGTCGGTCTCTTACGTGATGTGACCACGCAAATCGCGGATGAGGGGCTGAACGCGCTCTCCGTCATGACTCGCGTTCATCCTGACCGTACGGTGACCATCCTGATGACTCTCGAGGTCAGCAGCGTCCAGCAACTGAGCCGGATTATGCAGAAGCTCGAGAGCATTAAGGATGTTTATGACGTGCGCCGCGAAGCGACGACGGCTGCCGAAGACGGCCATACGCTCACTGCGAACTAAGCTGGCGTTACTGGGTATCCTCGTGCAGATCAGCTTCAGGCGATTCGTCCACTCCAGTCTCCCACGCAGATTCATCGTCTGAGCCAGCACGGCGTGCAGCCCGCGCCGCCAAGCGCTCACGCTTCGTCCGCCGGCGATGCTGCAACTGGCGTTCAGCTTCCAGTGCCGCTTCGTCCCAGACAAGTTCATGCTCAGCAATATGCACCACATCACCGGGCTGAATGCCAAGCTGCTCAAGCCGGTGCGCAATACCCCATTTCTTCAGCATCGCCTGATAGCGTTCAGCAGCCTCGGGATTACTGAAGTCAGTCATGTGGGTGAGGCGTTCAATCCGGCGACCACGGACGACGAAGTGATGCGCGGAGATACGTTCAGCCTCCCATGCCTCCGGCCGCTCGGCAGTCAAGGTGTACACACGCCGCTGTGGCACGCGCTCCGCCTCGGGTCGTGGCAAACGCTGCAGCGTCCACCAGAGATGGTGCAACAACTCGCCAACGCCTTGGCCAGTTGCAGCTGAGATCGCAAAGACGTCGTATCCACGGGCCATCAACGCTTCGCGCAAGCGCGGAAGCTGTTCCTGTGCTTCTGGCAGATCGAGCTTGTTGATCGCAACAACTTGTGGCTTGCCGGCAAGGACTGGTGAGTAGGCGGCAAGTTCCGCATTGACGACCTCAAAGTCCTGGAGCGGGTCACGTCCCTCAAGGCCTCCCGATCCATCAATGACATGGACAAGCAAGCGTGTACGCTCGATGTGCCGCAGGAACGTGAAACCAAGGCCAGCACCGCGCGAAGCCCCTTCGATTAAGCCGGGCAGGTCGGCCA contains:
- the obgE gene encoding GTPase ObgE gives rise to the protein MLYDTARIFVKAGNGGSGAVSFRREKYVPRGGPDGGDGGRGGSVYLRVDPSLNTLLPFTYQQHYHAENGEPGRGKNQTGRNGADLYIPVPPGTVVYDDETGGLIGDLVEPGETLCVARGGIGGRGNQHFATPTRQTPRFAEKGEPGEARWLRLELKLLADVGLIGLPNAGKSTLLAASSAARPKIADYPFTTLEPVLGVVSIPGRDGGSFVMADLPGLIEGASRGAGLGFTFLRHIERTRLLVHVIDGSGGLEGRDPLQDFEVVNAELAAYSPVLAGKPQVVAINKLDLPEAQEQLPRLREALMARGYDVFAISAATGQGVGELLHHLWWTLQRLPRPEAERVPQRRVYTLTAERPEAWEAERISAHHFVVRGRRIERLTHMTDFSNPEAAERYQAMLKKWGIAHRLEQLGIQPGDVVHIAEHELVWDEAALEAERQLQHRRRTKRERLAARAARRAGSDDESAWETGVDESPEADLHEDTQ